Part of the Lolium rigidum isolate FL_2022 chromosome 6, APGP_CSIRO_Lrig_0.1, whole genome shotgun sequence genome, AATTTTCCCTGGGACTCCACAAAATCATCTGTTTTGTAGGTCCTTACCCTGATGTGCGCCTGGAGATGTGGGGGATCCCGCGTTTCATCAACGCTCCAACAACTCATCAAACAGAAGCCCCTGTCAACCCCCAGGGAAAGGAAATTGTAGCTATGCACAACCAGGTCTACATCTTCCAAGTTAGACACGACCGGAATCTCAACCACAGAGAGTGGCTTAGCGCCATCGACATTGATCTTGTATCCGGCCATGGCCTTTGTGGCCCTCGATAAGCCGAGGAAGAGCCCAGGGCTGTGCGGGACGGCTCCGTTGACAAACGGCAGGCAGTTCTTGTCATCCACCGTCGACCACCTGTTGGAGCTGGTGTCAAACGCGTAGGTGCCCACATGTCCGGTCACGGACACCAGTATGCGGGAGCCCACGGCGGCGTAGGACTTGACGGTAACGCTGGGCGGACAAATGTAATCCCCTGGGGTGAGTTCCCAGGGAAAGAATGGCGGCCGCTTCAGGCGGCTCCACTTGCAGTTGGTCAGACGGCCGTCGACTTCCCATGCACTCGAGAGGTCGAGGACCTCGAACCAGGGCACGAAGTTGAGCGGTCCAACCACGGAGGGGGTTCGGGCCAGGGCGTAGATCTTGTGGTCGATTGGCAGCAGGATCGGGTAGCTCTTGACCGACTTAGGCTCCGGTCCCCGGATCACCGAATGCTTTCTGGTGTTGAAGATGATGGTGCCCGGGCCGTAGCAGCTCTCGGTTGAGcagccgccgacgccgacgatccaccggcggtcCTTCGATTTGAAGGGGACGAAAGACATGTTGTGGTTGCATTTGAGGCGGGCGAGGCGGCGTGGGATTCTCACCGgggtgtcgccgccgccgctgtcggtGTAGGGTTCAATCTTGAACAACGAAAAGGCAGGGCTCATGCACCCATGGCCTACCACCAGGTAGGACGACTTCTCCGCGTCGGCCatcctctgcttcttcttcttcttcgggagcATGGTCTCCTCCGCATCGGCCATCCTCTCCTTATTTGTGAGCATGGTCTCCTCCACGTCCCTGCCTCTTCTACCGGGCCTCCTCTTCATCtctgtgcgccgccgccgcccggattATTTTTGACAATACGCTGATCGTGATACGATGAAGTATAGTACGTAGGTTTGTTGGTTTCTTTTTCTGAGATTGCAAGACATAGAGGCCAGGCCCACGGCCCATGTTGGCGGTGGACATAAAAGCACAGGAAAGACGGCTGTCATAGAGGTTTTGCAGCGCCGCCGCCTGTTCCCTCACATGCCGAGCGAGCTGAAGCGCGACGCGGAGGATGATGGTTCCACTTCCCCCAGCAATCGACGGAGAATCGACAACCCCGATAAGCCAATTTACCTGGTAGTGGAGCACAAGGCCGTGAAAAACAGGTCCGCCAAGCCTGCGTACTCCATC contains:
- the LOC124663962 gene encoding uncharacterized protein LOC124663962 codes for the protein MKRRPGRRGRDVEETMLTNKERMADAEETMLPKKKKKQRMADAEKSSYLVVGHGCMSPAFSLFKIEPYTDSGGGDTPVRIPRRLARLKCNHNMSFVPFKSKDRRWIVGVGGCSTESCYGPGTIIFNTRKHSVIRGPEPKSVKSYPILLPIDHKIYALARTPSVVGPLNFVPWFEVLDLSSAWEVDGRLTNCKWSRLKRPPFFPWELTPGDYICPPSVTVKSYAAVGSRILVSVTGHVGTYAFDTSSNRWSTVDDKNCLPFVNGAVPHSPGLFLGLSRATKAMAGYKINVDGAKPLSVVEIPVVSNLEDVDLVVHSYNFLSLGVDRGFCLMSCWSVDETRDPPHLQAHIRVRTYKTDDFVESQGKFLVVNKQWMQVYKIRDLIRTLDAPCLASVVSI